A DNA window from Microcystis aeruginosa NIES-843 contains the following coding sequences:
- a CDS encoding HpsJ family protein, whose protein sequence is MNSFTSLSLKLTGLVFIISFLLDGFILPLPYRFSQSQWQVGFVTTFVDRGIVPLLGIVLVLIAYWIDANNRDVIPRKSRFELRWPIFILSTLLGLVFLLMIPVHINNINQIKNNALTQIEQGVDQGEGQIQAFLAQLNTLSQNPQLLEQQISQRTQVIETGRFQGQPINTEQLQTLRQQREQLTNLRDLSKKPKEFKQRLDEIKNQLQTQLQDRRKQAESQANLEALKQWLRIGIQSMLLSICYSLIGWLGIRELGSMKKRTA, encoded by the coding sequence ATGAACAGCTTTACTTCTTTGTCCCTGAAATTAACGGGATTGGTTTTCATTATTTCCTTCCTTTTGGATGGGTTTATCCTGCCGCTGCCCTATCGATTCAGTCAATCCCAATGGCAGGTAGGGTTCGTCACCACCTTTGTCGATCGAGGAATTGTTCCTCTCCTGGGTATCGTTCTCGTTTTAATCGCTTACTGGATTGACGCTAACAATAGAGATGTCATTCCTAGAAAATCCCGCTTTGAATTGCGTTGGCCGATTTTTATTCTTTCCACACTGTTAGGCTTAGTTTTTCTGTTGATGATTCCTGTTCATATCAATAATATCAACCAGATTAAAAACAACGCTTTGACTCAAATTGAACAGGGTGTTGACCAAGGAGAGGGACAAATTCAGGCTTTCTTAGCCCAGTTAAATACTCTATCGCAAAATCCCCAACTATTAGAACAGCAGATATCTCAGAGAACTCAAGTGATTGAAACTGGTCGTTTCCAAGGACAACCGATCAACACGGAACAGTTACAGACCCTCCGCCAACAAAGAGAACAATTAACTAATTTACGGGATTTATCCAAAAAACCGAAGGAGTTTAAACAGCGATTAGATGAGATCAAAAATCAGCTACAAACTCAGCTGCAAGATCGACGAAAACAGGCAGAAAGCCAAGCTAACTTAGAGGCTTTGAAACAGTGGTTAAGAATTGGTATTCAAAGTATGTTGCTATCGATTTGCTATAGTTTGATCGGTTGGTTAGGCATTCGAGAACTAGGTAGTATGAAAAAACGCACTGCCTAA
- a CDS encoding sugar transferase yields the protein MTANSQLISVKALQALMKRGFKPSVSGRRHQKSWLIALDGDTSKRLFDIVFSLSVLIFFSPLYLILALLIAISSPGPVFYVQKRVGQNFQHFNCIKFRTMVMDADKVLERLMEDSPQLRAEFEDNFKLKDDPRITWIGKFLRLTSLDEFPQFWNVLRGDMSVVGPRPLVPEELQKYGNRIDKVLTIRPGLTGLWQVSGRNDIPYPLRVQMDVYYVNSRNWLTDIWVIFRTIGVVVFPKNNGAY from the coding sequence ATGACTGCTAATAGCCAACTTATCTCCGTCAAGGCTCTACAAGCTTTGATGAAGCGAGGGTTCAAACCTTCGGTCTCTGGTAGACGGCATCAAAAATCTTGGTTAATAGCTTTAGACGGCGATACCTCAAAACGATTATTCGATATCGTTTTCTCCCTATCGGTTCTAATTTTCTTTTCGCCGCTTTATTTAATCTTAGCCTTATTGATCGCGATTAGTTCCCCCGGTCCGGTCTTCTATGTGCAGAAGCGCGTCGGTCAAAACTTCCAGCATTTCAACTGTATTAAATTCCGTACTATGGTAATGGATGCGGATAAGGTATTAGAGAGACTGATGGAAGACTCTCCCCAACTGCGGGCGGAATTCGAGGATAATTTCAAGCTTAAGGACGATCCCCGTATAACTTGGATTGGCAAGTTTCTCCGCTTAACCAGTTTAGACGAGTTTCCCCAATTCTGGAACGTCCTGCGAGGAGATATGAGCGTCGTCGGTCCGCGGCCTTTAGTTCCCGAAGAATTGCAGAAATATGGCAATCGCATCGACAAAGTTTTAACTATTCGCCCCGGTTTGACTGGTTTATGGCAAGTTTCGGGACGTAATGACATACCCTATCCCCTGCGGGTGCAGATGGATGTGTATTACGTTAATTCGCGTAACTGGTTAACCGATATCTGGGTAATCTTCAGAACTATCGGTGTTGTGGTTTTTCCCAAAAATAACGGTGCTTACTAA
- a CDS encoding Uma2 family endonuclease, producing MVTNPNFFYVSPEVYLEGERVSPIKHEYRKGQIYAMVGAKKPHIVLSANLAKVLGNHLDDSPCLVLTSDIKVRLEEANCYYYPDIAVVCDEREINNTDDFILYPVLIIEVLSKSTESFDRGDKFSDYQTCPTLKEYILIHQNQMKIECHRREDSGIWKEQIYEAGDAVEFTTVGFRGSIASIYRKVPGLV from the coding sequence ATGGTGACGAATCCTAATTTTTTTTATGTCTCTCCAGAAGTGTATCTAGAAGGGGAAAGAGTCAGTCCGATCAAGCACGAGTACCGAAAAGGACAGATTTATGCGATGGTAGGGGCAAAAAAGCCGCATATCGTTTTATCGGCCAATTTAGCCAAGGTTTTAGGCAATCATCTCGATGATAGTCCCTGTCTTGTTCTCACTTCCGATATCAAAGTCCGGTTAGAGGAGGCAAATTGTTATTATTATCCCGATATTGCGGTGGTTTGTGACGAGAGAGAGATTAACAATACCGATGATTTTATTCTCTATCCCGTTCTGATTATTGAAGTATTATCGAAATCTACGGAATCCTTTGATAGGGGTGATAAATTTAGCGATTATCAAACCTGTCCCACCTTAAAAGAATACATTCTTATCCATCAAAACCAGATGAAAATTGAATGTCACCGTCGCGAGGATTCGGGAATCTGGAAAGAACAGATCTATGAAGCCGGGGATGCGGTAGAATTCACCACTGTAGGATTCCGGGGATCGATCGCTTCTATCTATCGCAAAGTCCCCGGTTTGGTATGA
- a CDS encoding ISAs1 family transposase yields the protein MLSLIEKLKQVKDFRKDKGKRHPLWIVLVVIIRGTMLGYSGYRELGEFAKNNRHRLSQEFNIIPERVPSYSTIRRVMMGVEWQILLKMFKEWALQEYGQRSDINWLDIDGKSLKNTLKNPNNEQENFIMFVSLFSQESGLVLHLKRIENKKGSEIDEGQAIIEDCTLQNKVFTGDALHCQKKTISLIAKSKNDYVITVKGNQKNLYKRIQDLSNSSKPESCFLEQDNSHGRKISRKIEVFKVRKNERQGFENLRRIIKVERRGSRGDKTYEETAYYISSLTESAQVFAKIIRGHWKIENQLHWVKDVIFEEDKSEISDFQAASNWSILTTIGLNLFRGLGFLSITEGQRWLAERWEKLIVLST from the coding sequence ATGTTGAGCTTAATAGAAAAACTGAAACAAGTCAAGGACTTTCGGAAAGATAAAGGAAAAAGACACCCTTTATGGATAGTATTAGTAGTAATAATACGGGGAACAATGCTAGGATACTCAGGTTATAGAGAGCTAGGAGAGTTTGCTAAAAATAATCGGCACAGGCTCAGTCAAGAATTTAACATAATTCCAGAAAGAGTCCCATCCTATTCAACAATTAGAAGGGTAATGATGGGAGTTGAATGGCAGATTTTGTTAAAAATGTTTAAGGAATGGGCATTACAAGAATATGGACAAAGAAGTGATATAAATTGGCTAGACATAGATGGAAAAAGTCTCAAAAACACTCTAAAGAATCCTAACAATGAACAAGAAAATTTTATTATGTTTGTCTCATTGTTTAGTCAAGAAAGTGGCTTGGTATTACACTTAAAAAGAATTGAAAACAAAAAAGGGTCTGAAATCGACGAAGGTCAAGCTATAATTGAGGATTGCACTCTTCAAAATAAAGTTTTTACTGGGGATGCTTTACACTGTCAGAAAAAAACAATCAGCTTAATAGCCAAGAGTAAAAATGACTATGTTATCACCGTTAAAGGAAATCAGAAAAATCTTTATAAGCGAATACAAGACCTGAGTAATTCCTCAAAGCCAGAAAGTTGTTTTCTTGAACAAGACAATAGTCATGGACGAAAAATATCCAGAAAAATAGAAGTTTTTAAAGTGAGGAAAAATGAAAGACAAGGGTTTGAAAATCTGCGCCGAATTATTAAAGTAGAAAGAAGGGGTAGTCGCGGGGATAAAACTTATGAAGAAACAGCTTACTATATCAGTAGCCTAACCGAATCCGCCCAAGTATTTGCTAAAATTATTCGAGGACATTGGAAAATAGAAAATCAGTTACATTGGGTAAAAGATGTAATTTTTGAGGAAGATAAAAGCGAGATAAGTGATTTTCAAGCGGCCAGCAATTGGTCAATTCTCACAACTATAGGATTGAATCTTTTCAGAGGTTTGGGTTTTCTCTCAATAACAGAGGGACAGAGGTGGTTAGCTGAACGTTGGGAAAAACTGATAGTTTTATCGACGTAA